Proteins from a genomic interval of Stenotrophomonas sp. WZN-1:
- a CDS encoding sigma-70 family RNA polymerase sigma factor yields the protein MSNGTAGAVDLMDHLLGAYDELKRRLVRKLGSEELAGDALQDTWMRLSARRERLDAVQNPAAYLLRMAMNTVIDRQRADHRLLSLEEVETLMDMADPAPGPAQAAELDFALEDMVGLLQRMPERRRRILLAIRVDGLQQRDVADHLGVSLRLVQRELKAAQDYLAERSGQGRQVRF from the coding sequence ATGAGCAACGGTACGGCTGGGGCAGTTGACCTGATGGATCACCTTCTGGGCGCCTACGACGAGCTGAAGCGCCGGCTGGTGCGCAAGCTGGGCTCGGAAGAGCTGGCCGGCGACGCGCTGCAGGACACCTGGATGCGCCTGAGTGCGCGCCGCGAGCGCCTGGATGCCGTGCAGAACCCCGCGGCCTACCTGCTGCGCATGGCGATGAATACCGTGATCGACCGCCAGCGTGCCGACCACCGCCTGCTGAGCCTGGAAGAGGTGGAGACGCTGATGGACATGGCCGACCCGGCACCGGGCCCGGCGCAGGCGGCCGAACTGGACTTCGCGCTGGAAGACATGGTCGGTCTGCTGCAGCGCATGCCCGAGCGCCGTCGCCGCATCCTGCTGGCGATCCGCGTCGACGGCCTGCAGCAGCGCGACGTCGCCGATCACCTCGGCGTATCGCTGAGGTTGGTGCAGCGTGAGTTGAAAGCGGCCCAGGACTACCTGGCCGAGCGCAGCGGGCAGGGGCGCCAGGTGCGGTTCTGA
- a CDS encoding TonB C-terminal domain-containing protein produces MFYVRGLNGHHAVRTWKVAIAAWLLLSFAAVAQDGVHAYDIPAQPLEQAVERFSVISGWSVMYPGDLAAGHNSHALRASLAPLPALQMLLQDTGIEAEVIGEQRVVLRRGTSSAADPGVAVDLPEAERRRRYGGLQQRLRAAFCDDPEIAPGRYAATLRFRVDGEGQVQQPELLSGSGSARRDARLLRALQGLVMAPDAAALPQPVTLQIRPSGTDHDCGWRAPLP; encoded by the coding sequence GTGTTCTACGTCAGGGGGCTGAATGGACACCATGCGGTCAGAACTTGGAAAGTGGCCATCGCCGCATGGCTGCTGCTGTCCTTTGCCGCTGTGGCGCAGGACGGTGTCCATGCCTACGACATTCCGGCGCAGCCGCTGGAACAGGCGGTCGAGCGCTTCAGTGTCATCAGCGGGTGGTCGGTGATGTACCCGGGCGATCTAGCCGCGGGCCACAACAGCCATGCGCTGCGCGCCAGCCTGGCGCCGCTGCCTGCGCTGCAGATGCTACTGCAGGACACCGGCATCGAGGCCGAGGTGATCGGCGAGCAGCGCGTGGTGCTGCGCCGGGGAACGTCCTCGGCCGCCGACCCCGGTGTTGCCGTCGATCTTCCCGAGGCCGAACGTCGCCGCCGCTATGGTGGCCTGCAGCAGCGCCTGCGTGCGGCCTTCTGTGACGACCCCGAGATCGCGCCCGGCCGCTATGCCGCAACGCTGCGCTTCCGCGTCGACGGCGAAGGCCAGGTGCAGCAGCCCGAACTGCTGTCCGGCAGTGGCAGTGCCCGCCGCGATGCACGCCTGCTGCGGGCGTTGCAGGGCCTGGTGATGGCGCCCGATGCCGCTGCGCTGCCGCAGCCGGTCACCCTGCAGATCCGACCTTCCGGCACCGACCACGACTGTGGCTGGCGCGCGCCCCTTCCATGA
- a CDS encoding Lrp/AsnC family transcriptional regulator, translating to MQYQLDNLDRRILDALQRDGRLQNLELARLVGLSPSACLRRVRLLEEGGYIDRYVALLNEAMVGRGFTVFVRVWLRGQDEDTTNHFINSIKSFPEVLECHLMAGDCDFLLRVAVADLDAYRQFQMQHLNRIAGVQNTKTEIPMQRIKQTTQLPL from the coding sequence ATGCAGTACCAGCTCGACAACCTTGATCGCCGCATCCTCGACGCCCTGCAGCGTGACGGACGCCTGCAGAACCTGGAGCTGGCCCGGTTGGTGGGCCTCTCGCCCTCGGCCTGCCTGCGGCGGGTGCGGCTGCTGGAGGAGGGCGGCTACATCGACCGCTACGTCGCCCTGCTGAATGAGGCCATGGTGGGCCGTGGCTTCACGGTGTTCGTGCGGGTCTGGCTGCGCGGGCAGGACGAAGACACCACCAATCACTTCATCAACAGCATCAAGTCTTTCCCGGAAGTGCTTGAATGCCATCTGATGGCGGGCGACTGCGATTTCCTGCTGCGGGTGGCGGTGGCGGACCTTGATGCGTACCGGCAGTTCCAGATGCAGCACCTGAACCGGATCGCCGGGGTGCAGAACACCAAGACCGAGATCCCGATGCAGCGGATCAAGCAGACCACGCAGCTGCCGCTTTGA
- a CDS encoding AzlC family ABC transporter permease, producing the protein MDARTALPLPDTCDTAPRAEFLRGLRAAVPVMIGFIPFALVLGAQAAQKGLSALEVPLMTGLNFAGGSEFAAVELWTSPPHIALIVAITALVNSRHLLMGASLAPLLQHLPRRRVLPALFFMCDESWAMGVADARRRALGFSLAYYLGVSAGLYTVWVACTALGAIVGPMLGDIHAYGFDMAFPAVFLVLLRGMWQGMKAARPWLVSLIVAAATYLLIPGAWYVASGALAGLAAAWLLAEDAA; encoded by the coding sequence ATGGACGCCCGTACCGCCCTCCCCCTGCCCGACACCTGCGATACCGCCCCGCGTGCCGAATTCCTGCGCGGCCTGCGTGCCGCCGTGCCGGTGATGATCGGCTTCATCCCCTTCGCCCTGGTGCTCGGCGCGCAGGCGGCCCAGAAGGGCCTGAGCGCACTGGAAGTGCCACTGATGACCGGCCTCAACTTCGCTGGCGGTTCGGAGTTCGCCGCCGTCGAACTGTGGACCTCGCCGCCGCACATCGCACTGATCGTCGCGATCACCGCGCTGGTCAACAGCCGGCACCTGTTGATGGGCGCCAGCCTGGCCCCGCTGCTGCAGCACCTGCCGCGCCGCCGGGTGCTGCCGGCGCTGTTCTTCATGTGCGACGAGAGCTGGGCGATGGGCGTGGCCGATGCGCGCCGCCGCGCGCTTGGCTTCAGCCTGGCCTACTACCTGGGCGTGTCGGCAGGCCTGTACACGGTCTGGGTGGCCTGCACCGCATTGGGCGCGATCGTCGGCCCGATGCTGGGCGACATCCACGCTTATGGTTTCGACATGGCCTTCCCCGCCGTGTTCCTGGTGCTGCTGCGCGGCATGTGGCAGGGCATGAAAGCGGCGCGTCCGTGGCTGGTCAGCCTGATCGTGGCCGCAGCCACTTACCTGCTGATCCCGGGTGCCTGGTACGTGGCCAGCGGCGCACTGGCCGGCCTGGCGGCGGCCTGGCTGCTGGCGGAGGACGCGGCATGA
- a CDS encoding AzlD family protein — protein MIFNGLIHWTSVLTIVLMAAATYLTRIVGFLALRNRTLSKRAVTVMEAAPGCVLISVIAPDFVADKPADLAALAITLLAATRLSMLPTVLIGVVSAGVLRYLMG, from the coding sequence ATGATCTTCAATGGACTGATCCACTGGACCTCGGTGCTGACCATCGTGCTGATGGCCGCCGCCACCTACCTGACCCGCATCGTCGGCTTCCTCGCGCTGCGCAACCGCACGTTGAGCAAACGCGCAGTGACGGTGATGGAAGCCGCACCGGGCTGCGTGCTGATCTCGGTGATCGCCCCGGACTTCGTCGCCGACAAGCCCGCCGACCTGGCCGCACTGGCGATCACCCTGCTGGCCGCCACGCGGCTGTCGATGCTGCCGACGGTGCTGATCGGCGTGGTCTCGGCCGGTGTGCTGCGCTATCTGATGGGTTGA
- a CDS encoding PAS sensor domain-containing protein, with protein MSYTPDNAQLLNAMQNVMVISTTDLQGNITYANDLFCTLTGFAREELIGQPHSIVRHPDVPKAVYKDMWDTIKAGKTWTGIVPNLGKGGVLYVVDTTVQPLFDADGNITSYISIRRVVNDLMQNYDLVEFSKEKFDDFYEAA; from the coding sequence ATGAGCTACACCCCCGACAACGCCCAGCTGCTGAACGCCATGCAGAACGTCATGGTGATCTCCACCACCGACCTGCAGGGCAACATCACCTACGCCAATGACCTGTTCTGCACGCTCACCGGGTTCGCCCGCGAGGAGCTGATCGGCCAGCCGCATAGCATCGTGCGCCATCCTGATGTGCCCAAGGCGGTCTACAAGGACATGTGGGACACCATCAAGGCCGGCAAGACCTGGACCGGCATCGTGCCCAACCTCGGCAAGGGTGGCGTGCTCTACGTGGTCGACACCACCGTGCAGCCGCTGTTCGACGCCGACGGCAACATCACCTCGTACATCAGCATCCGCCGCGTGGTGAACGACCTGATGCAGAACTACGACCTGGTCGAGTTCAGCAAGGAAAAGTTCGACGACTTCTACGAGGCCGCGTGA
- a CDS encoding sulfite reductase flavoprotein subunit alpha, translating to MNALPTSTPFSRLLVGFASESGNARALAQRLGADLQPHAPQVLPFNDIDVASLGHGDVLLAISSSFGDGEPPANGEQFFETLRQTPTLSGLRYAVFGLGDTGYPSFCGFTKALDAALSERQAQPLLHRVDADLGYEQFFQQWQPVLGQVLDGDLNAGQDLHLQVTAYGEDNAFAAPILERRRLNSSDPAAWHLQLDIAGSGMAYRAGDTLHVVPENDPALLQALATWYGDTAAVAALQDRELRLLSKGVLRELAKLGGSEVLKGLLKVSQKRELEAYLHGLDLLDVLQDHATPDSVPLARLRELLSPRLPRAYSIASHPCDDQLSLCVREVRYTLRGRARFGTATGSLLHGGDHARVYCRSNPGFHLPDTGEAPLLLVGTGTGIAPLMGLMQELQASACQREVHLVFGEKHSQHDYLYRDQLQDWHTRGVLAALHTAFSRDGAEKVYVQHVLQQRGDEVRDVLARGGHLYLCGNKSHLESAVREVIDAIVGEGHWDALRGEGRTHCELY from the coding sequence GTGAACGCCCTCCCGACCAGTACGCCCTTCAGCCGCCTGCTGGTGGGTTTCGCGTCCGAGTCGGGCAATGCCCGCGCCCTGGCCCAGCGCCTGGGCGCGGACCTGCAGCCGCACGCGCCGCAGGTGCTCCCCTTCAATGACATCGACGTGGCCAGCCTCGGCCACGGCGACGTGCTGCTGGCGATCTCCAGCTCGTTCGGCGATGGCGAACCGCCGGCCAACGGCGAGCAGTTCTTCGAAACGCTGCGCCAGACCCCGACGCTGAGCGGCCTGCGCTATGCAGTATTCGGCCTCGGTGACACCGGCTACCCCAGCTTCTGTGGCTTCACCAAGGCGCTGGATGCGGCGCTGAGCGAGCGCCAGGCGCAGCCGCTGCTGCACCGCGTGGACGCCGACCTGGGCTACGAGCAGTTCTTCCAGCAATGGCAGCCGGTGCTCGGCCAGGTGCTGGACGGCGACCTCAACGCTGGCCAGGACCTGCACCTGCAGGTCACCGCCTATGGTGAAGACAACGCCTTTGCCGCCCCCATTCTTGAACGCCGCCGCTTGAACAGCAGCGACCCGGCCGCCTGGCACCTGCAGCTGGATATCGCCGGCAGTGGCATGGCGTATCGCGCCGGTGACACCCTGCATGTGGTACCGGAGAACGACCCTGCCCTGCTGCAGGCACTGGCCACCTGGTACGGCGACACCGCCGCTGTGGCCGCCCTGCAAGACCGCGAGCTGCGCCTGCTGAGCAAGGGCGTGCTGCGCGAACTGGCCAAGCTCGGCGGCAGCGAGGTGCTGAAGGGCCTGTTGAAGGTCAGCCAGAAGCGCGAGCTCGAAGCCTACCTGCACGGGCTGGACCTGCTGGACGTGCTGCAGGACCACGCCACGCCGGACAGTGTGCCGCTGGCCCGACTACGCGAACTGCTGTCACCGCGACTGCCGCGCGCCTATTCGATCGCCTCGCACCCCTGCGACGACCAGCTGAGCCTGTGCGTGCGCGAAGTGCGCTACACCCTGCGCGGCCGCGCGCGCTTCGGCACTGCCACCGGCAGCCTGCTGCACGGCGGCGACCATGCCCGTGTGTACTGCCGCTCCAATCCCGGCTTCCATCTGCCCGATACCGGCGAGGCGCCGCTGCTGCTGGTCGGTACCGGCACCGGTATCGCGCCGTTGATGGGCCTGATGCAGGAACTGCAGGCCAGCGCCTGCCAACGCGAAGTGCACCTGGTGTTCGGCGAGAAGCACAGCCAGCACGACTACCTTTACCGCGACCAGCTGCAGGACTGGCACACGCGCGGCGTGCTGGCCGCCCTGCATACCGCGTTCTCGCGCGATGGTGCCGAAAAGGTCTATGTGCAGCATGTGCTGCAGCAGCGCGGCGATGAAGTGCGCGACGTACTGGCCCGCGGTGGGCATCTGTACCTGTGCGGCAACAAGAGCCACCTGGAAAGCGCGGTGCGCGAGGTCATCGATGCCATCGTTGGCGAGGGCCATTGGGACGCGCTGCGGGGCGAAGGCCGCACGCACTGCGAGTTGTATTGA
- a CDS encoding ATP-binding cassette domain-containing protein, which yields MWLDLQVQRRLQAAGQSFVLDVALQCTQRQVVLFGPSGAGKSLTLKAVAGLLRPGQGHVRVQGQTLFDAATGVDLPPQRRRLGYVFQDYALFPHLSVRQNVAFGLQKGWLNPRSGQRFDAVEQWLHAFRIDTVGDLLPSQVSGGQRQRTALARALVTQPQALLLDEPFSALDHDLRQHLRQELEAVLDKTGIPLLLISHDPQDVAMFGQQVVRVVDGRIVGG from the coding sequence ATGTGGCTTGATCTGCAGGTGCAGCGTCGGCTGCAGGCGGCGGGCCAGAGTTTCGTGCTGGACGTAGCGTTGCAGTGCACGCAGCGGCAGGTGGTGCTGTTCGGTCCCTCCGGCGCGGGCAAGAGCCTGACCCTGAAGGCAGTGGCCGGCTTGCTGCGGCCAGGCCAGGGTCATGTGCGCGTGCAGGGGCAGACCCTGTTCGATGCGGCCACCGGTGTGGATCTGCCGCCGCAGCGTCGTCGGCTGGGATATGTGTTCCAGGATTACGCGCTGTTCCCGCATCTGAGCGTGCGCCAGAACGTGGCGTTCGGGTTGCAGAAGGGCTGGCTCAATCCGCGCAGCGGGCAGCGCTTTGATGCAGTGGAGCAGTGGTTGCATGCATTCCGCATCGACACGGTGGGTGATCTGCTGCCTTCCCAGGTGTCCGGTGGCCAGCGCCAGCGCACTGCACTGGCGCGCGCCCTGGTGACGCAGCCGCAGGCGTTGCTGCTGGATGAGCCGTTCTCCGCGCTGGACCATGACCTGCGCCAGCACCTGCGGCAGGAGCTGGAGGCCGTGCTGGACAAGACCGGTATTCCGTTGCTGTTGATCAGCCACGACCCGCAGGATGTGGCCATGTTCGGCCAGCAGGTAGTACGCGTAGTGGATGGCCGCATCGTCGGCGGTTGA
- the modB gene encoding molybdate ABC transporter permease subunit has product MDLDWSALGLSLKVAGWATAINLVLGVGLGALLARRRFPGREVLDSVLTLPMVLPPTVLGYYLLVLIGRNGPIGAWLQSWFGINLVFTWQAAVIAAAVASLPLVFKPARAAFEEVDGQLEEAARTLGVSEAAVFFRITLPLAWRGILAGLLLAFARAMGEFGATLMVAGSIPGRTQTLSIAIYEAVQAGQDGKANALVILTSVVCIVILLLAARLVGGRRRELRDVA; this is encoded by the coding sequence ATGGATCTCGACTGGAGCGCGCTGGGGTTGTCGCTGAAGGTGGCCGGTTGGGCCACTGCGATCAATCTGGTGCTGGGCGTTGGTCTGGGCGCGCTGCTGGCGCGCCGTCGCTTTCCCGGTCGCGAGGTGCTGGATTCGGTGTTGACCCTGCCGATGGTGCTGCCGCCGACGGTGCTGGGCTATTACCTGCTGGTGCTGATCGGCCGTAACGGACCGATCGGTGCGTGGTTGCAGTCCTGGTTCGGAATCAACCTGGTATTCACCTGGCAGGCGGCGGTGATCGCTGCGGCGGTGGCCTCGCTGCCGCTGGTGTTCAAGCCGGCGCGCGCGGCGTTCGAGGAAGTGGACGGACAGCTGGAGGAGGCCGCACGCACGCTCGGTGTGTCCGAAGCGGCGGTGTTCTTTCGCATCACGTTGCCGCTGGCCTGGCGCGGCATTCTCGCGGGCCTGCTGCTGGCGTTTGCACGTGCGATGGGCGAGTTCGGCGCCACCCTGATGGTGGCCGGCAGCATTCCGGGACGCACGCAGACGCTGTCGATCGCCATCTACGAAGCGGTGCAGGCCGGTCAGGACGGCAAGGCCAACGCGCTGGTGATCCTGACCTCGGTGGTGTGCATCGTGATCCTGCTGCTGGCCGCGCGGCTGGTGGGCGGGCGTCGCCGGGAGCTGCGCGATGTGGCTTGA
- the modA gene encoding molybdate ABC transporter substrate-binding protein gives MKRAGLLLLGLLATLPAWAAELTVSAASSLTESFRELGTAYEKAHPGTKVDLNFAASGVLLQQISRGAPVDVFASADETTMDQAQQQDLLAAGTREVFAVNALWVVVPPQAKAAPRSLKDLAGAGVQRIALGNPDSVPVGRYAKGALEAAGLWPSVQGRIITTQNVRQSLDYVARGEVDAGFVYATDAQAMPDRVRRAFAVPVSGRIAYPLAVTKASAQPAEAKRFATFVRSAQGQAILARHGFGKP, from the coding sequence ATGAAGCGCGCTGGACTGTTGTTGCTGGGATTGCTTGCCACGCTGCCGGCGTGGGCGGCCGAGCTGACGGTGTCGGCGGCCTCGAGCCTGACCGAGAGCTTCCGCGAACTGGGCACCGCCTATGAGAAGGCGCATCCGGGAACCAAGGTCGATCTCAACTTCGCCGCGTCCGGCGTGCTGCTGCAGCAGATCAGCCGTGGCGCACCGGTGGATGTGTTCGCGTCGGCCGATGAAACCACGATGGACCAGGCCCAGCAGCAGGACCTGCTGGCGGCCGGTACCCGCGAGGTGTTCGCGGTGAACGCGCTGTGGGTGGTGGTGCCGCCGCAGGCCAAGGCTGCGCCGCGTAGCTTGAAGGACCTGGCCGGTGCCGGCGTGCAGCGCATCGCACTGGGCAACCCGGACAGCGTGCCGGTCGGCCGCTATGCCAAGGGCGCGTTGGAAGCAGCCGGCCTGTGGCCGTCGGTGCAGGGCAGGATCATCACCACGCAGAACGTGCGCCAATCACTGGATTACGTGGCGCGCGGTGAAGTGGATGCCGGCTTCGTCTACGCCACCGATGCGCAGGCGATGCCCGACCGGGTGCGCCGCGCGTTCGCGGTGCCGGTGTCGGGGCGCATTGCCTATCCGCTGGCGGTGACCAAGGCCAGTGCGCAGCCGGCGGAGGCCAAGCGGTTTGCCACTTTCGTGCGTTCGGCCCAGGGCCAGGCGATCCTGGCCAGGCATGGGTTCGGCAAGCCCTGA
- a CDS encoding helix-turn-helix domain-containing protein produces MSSNPPSHGRLGQATPNPAAADDGDALHFCSTCAFSDACMSQGYDKTALGDLHVLVDHVGPFHAGDYIFRAGESFDSIAAVRAGMVKTFVDDSQGNEQVLGFSLPGEVIGLNAIHGSRFPCNAVALDTVHLCRISFPKLSLLATRMPGLQAKLFSLLSAEIGKVATLAANHRTEERMAAFLLDMSERYARRGFSATRFNLTMARTEIANYLRMAPETASRVLRRLSDDGIIAVKQREILLLQPERLAALAVADESDPN; encoded by the coding sequence ATGTCTTCGAATCCGCCTTCGCACGGCCGCCTCGGCCAGGCCACACCGAACCCCGCCGCTGCCGATGACGGCGACGCGCTGCACTTCTGCAGCACCTGCGCGTTTTCCGATGCCTGCATGTCGCAGGGTTACGACAAGACCGCACTGGGTGACCTGCACGTGCTGGTCGACCACGTCGGCCCGTTCCATGCGGGTGACTACATCTTCCGCGCCGGCGAATCGTTCGATTCGATCGCTGCGGTGCGCGCTGGCATGGTCAAGACCTTCGTCGATGACAGCCAGGGCAACGAGCAGGTGCTGGGCTTCAGCCTGCCGGGCGAAGTGATCGGCCTGAATGCGATCCACGGCTCCCGCTTCCCCTGCAATGCGGTGGCGCTGGATACCGTGCACCTGTGCCGCATTTCGTTCCCCAAGCTGAGCCTGCTGGCCACGCGCATGCCGGGGCTGCAGGCCAAGCTGTTCAGCCTGCTCAGTGCGGAGATCGGCAAGGTCGCCACGCTGGCCGCCAACCACCGTACCGAAGAGCGCATGGCGGCGTTCCTGCTGGACATGTCCGAGCGCTACGCGCGGCGCGGTTTTTCCGCCACGCGCTTCAACCTGACGATGGCACGCACCGAGATCGCCAATTACTTGCGGATGGCGCCTGAAACCGCCAGTCGCGTGCTGCGCCGCCTGAGCGATGATGGGATCATCGCGGTGAAGCAGCGCGAAATCCTGCTGCTGCAGCCCGAGCGCCTGGCGGCGCTGGCGGTAGCCGACGAATCCGATCCGAACTGA
- a CDS encoding coproporphyrinogen III oxidase: protein MSFHVDESEDTALQAALLRQPRHVLFPPADQFSAGFGDSGWRAAVRASNEHLIPRGLTLGFQAGRGGRDVPPQAYLDTLLLALRLQADALAEDREVVAMVLQLGLAETLPPSQLGQLLDAVPQHLRTVARPQVEVRLDAGSTLAPAQLRAVGCTRLNVIDRADAPGPTLLAQARQVGFTARYYQLRVPGSDDTGFIERLHEVLAEAPERILLPAPCALPRDPSAAHWLQAWRLLRTAGYEPIGGDHYQRGDLPNPHGPGDGQRHCDLAGVPRRDRSDFIGLGLSACSQIGEVFYRLEDELGEWRARLQAGHMGVAAGLILSEDERLVAEVAQSIACDHALDAAAFEWRNDEPFEECFAEQLPTLSPLLARGWAHWDARVLRLAEEGRLLWRMMAACFRPAAAIA from the coding sequence ATGAGCTTCCACGTCGATGAGAGTGAGGACACTGCGCTGCAGGCGGCACTGCTGCGGCAGCCCCGGCACGTGCTGTTTCCGCCGGCTGACCAGTTCAGCGCCGGCTTTGGCGATAGCGGCTGGCGTGCCGCCGTGCGCGCCAGCAACGAGCACCTGATCCCGCGCGGCTTGACGCTCGGCTTCCAGGCCGGTCGCGGTGGTCGCGATGTGCCGCCGCAGGCCTATCTGGACACCTTGCTGCTGGCCCTGCGGCTGCAGGCTGATGCCCTGGCCGAGGACCGCGAAGTGGTGGCGATGGTGTTGCAGCTGGGATTGGCCGAGACGTTGCCACCGTCCCAGCTGGGCCAGCTGCTGGACGCCGTGCCACAGCACCTGCGCACGGTGGCGCGGCCACAGGTGGAGGTGCGGCTGGACGCGGGCAGCACGCTGGCGCCGGCGCAGCTGCGCGCGGTGGGCTGCACCCGCCTGAACGTGATCGATCGTGCCGATGCGCCCGGGCCGACCCTGCTGGCACAGGCGCGGCAGGTCGGCTTCACCGCGCGCTACTACCAGTTGCGGGTGCCCGGCAGCGACGACACCGGCTTCATCGAACGACTGCATGAGGTGCTGGCCGAAGCGCCCGAGCGCATCCTGCTGCCGGCGCCGTGTGCGCTGCCACGGGATCCCTCGGCGGCGCACTGGCTGCAGGCCTGGCGCCTGCTGCGCACAGCGGGTTACGAACCGATCGGTGGCGATCACTATCAACGCGGCGACCTGCCGAACCCGCATGGCCCGGGCGATGGCCAGCGCCATTGCGACCTGGCCGGTGTGCCACGCCGCGACCGCAGTGATTTCATCGGCCTCGGTCTGTCTGCCTGCAGCCAGATCGGCGAGGTGTTCTACCGGCTGGAGGACGAACTGGGAGAGTGGCGTGCGCGCTTGCAGGCGGGTCACATGGGTGTGGCTGCCGGGCTGATTCTGTCCGAGGACGAGCGCTTGGTGGCTGAAGTGGCGCAGAGCATCGCCTGCGATCACGCCCTCGACGCGGCTGCCTTCGAGTGGCGCAACGATGAACCGTTCGAAGAATGCTTCGCCGAGCAGCTGCCCACGCTGTCGCCGTTGCTGGCACGCGGCTGGGCACATTGGGATGCACGCGTGCTGCGGCTGGCCGAAGAAGGGCGCCTGCTGTGGCGTATGATGGCCGCATGCTTCCGGCCGGCGGCCGCCATCGCTTGA
- a CDS encoding nitrate/nitrite transporter translates to MNQALAPASAGQQQRALWLSTFAFTVCFAVWMIFSIIGIQISQQLGLNDTQFGLLIATPVLTGSVSRVFLGIWSDQFGGRKVMVLVMLCGAVATWMLTYAQTYTQFLIAALCVGIAGGNFSVGVAYVSKWFPASKQGTALGIFGAGNIGSAVTKLLAPLVMVAAGWTMVAKVWAVALAVTAVLFFLFSKEDPSLEQRRREGVKPVPFAEQMAPLKNLQVWRFSLYYFFVFGGFVALALWLPHYLVGAYGMDVGHAGMLAACYSIPASLFRVVGGWMSDRMGARRVMYWTFGVSAICTFLLAYPDTEYVVQGIHGPIHFHLAIGVVMFTVLVFVLGFFMSLGKAAVYKHIPVYYPKHVGAVGGVVGMIGGLGGFILPIVFGALNDAVGIWSSCFMLLFVLVAAALAWMHFAIRRMERRHFPQIDRETDLPEAIDAAAAERVRGR, encoded by the coding sequence ATGAACCAGGCCCTTGCCCCCGCCAGTGCCGGGCAGCAGCAGCGTGCGCTGTGGCTGAGCACGTTCGCCTTCACCGTGTGCTTCGCGGTGTGGATGATCTTTTCGATCATCGGCATCCAGATCAGTCAACAGCTCGGGTTGAATGACACCCAGTTCGGCCTTTTGATCGCCACGCCGGTGCTGACCGGTTCGGTCAGCCGGGTCTTCCTCGGCATCTGGTCCGACCAGTTCGGTGGCCGCAAGGTGATGGTGCTGGTGATGCTGTGTGGCGCTGTGGCTACCTGGATGCTGACCTACGCGCAGACCTACACCCAGTTCCTGATCGCCGCGCTGTGCGTGGGCATCGCCGGTGGCAACTTCTCGGTGGGCGTGGCCTACGTGTCGAAGTGGTTCCCGGCCAGCAAGCAGGGCACCGCACTGGGCATCTTCGGTGCCGGCAACATCGGCTCGGCGGTGACCAAGCTGCTGGCGCCGCTGGTGATGGTGGCCGCCGGCTGGACCATGGTTGCCAAGGTATGGGCGGTAGCGCTGGCCGTCACCGCGGTCTTGTTCTTCCTCTTCAGCAAGGAAGATCCGTCGCTGGAGCAGCGTCGCCGCGAGGGCGTGAAGCCGGTGCCCTTCGCCGAGCAGATGGCGCCGCTGAAGAACCTGCAGGTCTGGCGGTTCTCGCTGTACTACTTCTTCGTGTTCGGTGGCTTCGTGGCGCTGGCGCTGTGGCTGCCGCACTACCTGGTGGGCGCTTACGGCATGGATGTGGGCCACGCCGGCATGCTGGCGGCGTGCTATTCGATCCCGGCCAGCCTGTTCCGCGTGGTCGGTGGCTGGATGTCGGACCGGATGGGCGCGCGGCGGGTGATGTACTGGACCTTCGGCGTGTCGGCCATCTGCACGTTCCTGCTGGCCTACCCGGATACCGAGTATGTGGTGCAGGGCATCCACGGCCCGATCCACTTCCATCTGGCGATCGGCGTGGTGATGTTCACCGTGCTGGTGTTCGTGCTGGGCTTCTTCATGTCGCTGGGCAAGGCCGCGGTCTACAAGCACATACCGGTGTACTACCCCAAGCATGTGGGCGCGGTGGGCGGTGTGGTCGGCATGATCGGCGGCCTGGGTGGGTTCATCCTGCCGATCGTGTTCGGGGCATTGAACGATGCGGTGGGCATCTGGAGCAGCTGTTTCATGCTGCTGTTCGTGCTGGTGGCGGCTGCACTGGCGTGGATGCATTTTGCGATCCGCCGCATGGAGCGCCGTCACTTCCCGCAGATCGACCGCGAGACCGACCTGCCCGAAGCCATTGATGCGGCCGCCGCCGAACGGGTGCGCGGCAGGTGA